One region of Methanoculleus sp. SDB genomic DNA includes:
- a CDS encoding valine--tRNA ligase — protein MPQPKDIPKHFNFSEVEPRWQAAWRDEDNYFDPASAKPPYIIDTPPPYPTGNFHIGNAFNWCYIDFIARYKRMRGFNVMFPQGWDCHGLPTEVKVEEIHGITKNDVPRDRFREMCRELTLQNIEKMRTTMRRCAFSIDWSNEYITMLPAYYKKTQLSFLRMLRDGKIYQSEHPVNFCTRCETAIAFAEVSYEERDTKLNYFSFDGVEIATSRPELLAACVAVAVHPDDKRYTGLRGKRLKVPLFSHDVPVIADDAVDPSFGSGAVMICTFGDKQDVHWWKQHDLELRKAIDRQGKMTATAAPYTGMTANDCRERILADMKEQGILLRQEDLNQRVGTCWRCKTPIEILSERQWFVRIEPEAILEAAGKISWIPEHMFIRLENWVRQMEWDWCISRQRIFATPIPVWFCADCGTMILPAENALPVDPVSDKPRDPCPACGSSEVRGEEDVLDTWMDSSISVLNITGWNGTGMPDIFPAQLRPQGHDIIRTWAFYTILRSVALTGSYPWNDILINGMVLGDDGFKMSKSRGNIIAPEEILNDHGADAFRQWSAGGASTGSDITFSWNDVIAASRFQTKIWNISRFVLGQLGTETGETGTVTELADRWMLCRLSDTIRDVTDAMDRFQFDRALRTIREFAWNVIADDYIELVKGRLYTDDPSRTSATEALWIALDALCRMLAPIAPYFAEECYQYFGKGSVHNQPWVDFSYSDPDAGPAGDLLVKVVAEVRRYKHDGGLALNAPMGAVTVYAPGHIDDAGDAGRALNATVLWKHEEPKLERVVTGIDFDMSVIGPAFRKKAKAVMDAVKALPPDSILNPPRTIAMDGEELALPENAFSPKFTFMLEGEEVDVLTLGDGVIVTVRHSS, from the coding sequence ATGCCCCAACCAAAAGATATTCCAAAACATTTCAATTTTTCCGAGGTCGAACCGCGATGGCAGGCGGCATGGAGGGATGAAGACAATTATTTTGATCCCGCATCCGCCAAACCGCCGTATATCATCGATACGCCGCCGCCGTACCCCACCGGCAACTTCCATATCGGCAATGCGTTCAACTGGTGTTATATCGATTTTATCGCGCGATACAAACGCATGCGGGGATTCAACGTGATGTTTCCGCAGGGATGGGACTGTCATGGATTACCTACGGAAGTAAAAGTCGAAGAGATCCACGGCATTACAAAAAACGACGTGCCGCGTGACCGTTTCAGGGAGATGTGCCGCGAACTCACGCTGCAGAACATCGAAAAAATGCGGACAACCATGCGGCGGTGCGCCTTCTCGATCGACTGGAGTAACGAGTACATCACCATGCTCCCGGCGTATTATAAAAAAACGCAGCTCTCCTTCCTGCGCATGCTCCGGGACGGTAAGATATACCAGAGTGAGCATCCGGTAAACTTCTGCACACGGTGCGAAACGGCAATCGCATTTGCAGAAGTCTCGTATGAGGAACGAGACACGAAACTGAATTATTTTTCATTCGACGGCGTGGAGATTGCAACATCCCGGCCGGAACTGCTCGCAGCCTGCGTTGCGGTCGCGGTTCACCCGGATGACAAACGGTACACCGGTCTTCGGGGGAAACGGCTGAAGGTCCCTCTTTTCAGCCATGACGTACCGGTAATCGCCGATGATGCGGTGGACCCCTCATTCGGCAGCGGGGCGGTCATGATCTGCACATTCGGTGATAAGCAGGATGTACACTGGTGGAAACAGCACGATCTCGAACTCAGGAAGGCAATCGACCGGCAGGGGAAGATGACCGCAACGGCAGCACCCTACACCGGGATGACTGCAAACGACTGCAGGGAACGGATTCTTGCCGATATGAAGGAACAGGGCATTCTTCTCCGGCAGGAGGATCTCAACCAGAGGGTAGGAACCTGCTGGCGATGCAAGACACCCATTGAAATCCTCAGTGAGCGCCAGTGGTTCGTCCGCATCGAGCCGGAGGCTATTCTTGAAGCGGCAGGGAAAATCTCATGGATTCCCGAACACATGTTCATCCGGCTCGAAAACTGGGTGCGGCAGATGGAATGGGATTGGTGTATTTCGCGCCAGCGAATCTTCGCGACACCCATCCCTGTCTGGTTTTGCGCCGACTGCGGCACGATGATCCTGCCCGCGGAGAACGCTTTGCCCGTCGATCCGGTCTCAGATAAACCGCGTGACCCCTGCCCCGCGTGCGGGTCCTCAGAGGTGAGGGGTGAAGAGGATGTGCTTGATACCTGGATGGACTCCTCGATTTCAGTACTCAACATCACCGGATGGAACGGAACAGGGATGCCGGATATTTTTCCCGCCCAGTTGCGTCCACAGGGCCACGATATCATCAGGACATGGGCGTTTTACACGATTCTCAGATCCGTAGCCCTTACCGGCAGCTACCCGTGGAATGACATCCTTATCAACGGCATGGTGCTTGGTGATGACGGTTTTAAGATGAGCAAGAGCAGGGGAAACATCATCGCCCCCGAAGAAATCCTGAATGACCATGGAGCCGATGCATTCCGCCAGTGGAGTGCCGGAGGAGCGTCGACCGGCTCCGATATTACCTTCAGCTGGAACGATGTGATTGCAGCATCACGGTTCCAGACAAAGATCTGGAATATATCGCGGTTCGTTCTCGGCCAGCTCGGCACCGAGACGGGGGAGACCGGCACCGTGACCGAACTCGCGGATCGCTGGATGTTGTGCCGCCTCTCCGATACGATCCGTGACGTCACCGATGCGATGGACCGGTTCCAGTTTGACCGGGCACTTCGTACGATTCGTGAATTCGCGTGGAACGTCATCGCGGACGATTATATCGAGCTGGTGAAAGGACGGCTCTATACGGACGACCCGAGTCGTACCAGTGCAACGGAGGCATTATGGATTGCCCTTGATGCGCTGTGCAGGATGCTTGCTCCGATTGCCCCGTACTTTGCGGAAGAATGCTACCAGTATTTCGGGAAAGGAAGCGTTCACAACCAGCCATGGGTTGATTTTTCATACTCTGATCCCGACGCCGGTCCTGCAGGTGACCTGCTCGTGAAGGTCGTCGCGGAGGTGCGGCGGTACAAGCATGACGGCGGCCTCGCCCTGAATGCCCCGATGGGGGCTGTTACGGTATATGCACCGGGGCACATCGATGACGCAGGCGATGCCGGCCGTGCACTGAATGCCACGGTTCTGTGGAAACACGAGGAGCCGAAACTGGAGCGGGTGGTTACGGGTATCGATTTCGATATGTCCGTTATCGGGCCGGCATTCAGGAAAAAGGCAAAGGCGGTGATGGATGCGGTTAAAGCGCTGCCTCCCGACAGTATCCTCAATCCGCCCCGCACGATTGCTATGGACGGCGAGGAACTGGCACTGCCGGAAAATGCATTTTCACCGAAATTTACCTTTATGCTCGAGGGTGAGGAGGTCGATGTTCTCACACTCGGGGACGGTGTGATCGTGACGGTCCGGCACAGTTCCTGA
- a CDS encoding inosine-5'-monophosphate dehydrogenase → MYREKLDMPLALTFDDVLLLPAESYIEPSEANVESRFSRNISLNMPLVSSAMDTVTESAMAIALAREGGIGVIHRNMTPEREVEEVTLVKQAEDIIERDVLTVDTEATVADVDRMMNVHGISGVPVMQDDTVIGIVSRRDLRAIISRRGSDNIRTVMTKEPITVSEDITMERALEVMYTNKVERLPVTNDTGKLIGIITMQDILERHQYPHGNRDANGNLRVAAAVGPFDFSRAMLLDENGVDALVVDCAHGHNMNVVRAVKEIKASAHADVIAGNIATARAAEALVSDVDGLKVGIGPGSICTTRIVAGVGVPQITAISQVADVASPADVPVIADGGIRFSGDIAKAIAAGADSVMMGSLFAGTDESPGRVIAIKGRRYKQYRGMGSLGVMSGGESSDRYFQKKDIGLTKFVPEGVEGATPYVGNVSDVIYQLIGGLKSAMGYTGSATVRDMKAKARFIRITSAGYSESHPHNILITDEAPNYRLFE, encoded by the coding sequence ATGTACCGTGAAAAACTCGACATGCCCCTGGCACTCACGTTCGATGATGTGCTTCTTCTGCCCGCTGAATCGTATATCGAACCGAGTGAAGCAAACGTCGAATCACGCTTTTCCCGGAACATCTCCCTCAATATGCCCCTTGTATCGTCAGCGATGGATACCGTCACCGAATCAGCCATGGCAATAGCACTGGCACGGGAAGGCGGCATCGGAGTCATCCACCGGAACATGACGCCGGAACGCGAAGTGGAGGAAGTGACTCTCGTCAAACAGGCAGAGGATATCATAGAACGCGACGTACTGACAGTGGACACGGAGGCGACCGTGGCCGACGTGGACCGGATGATGAATGTCCACGGTATCAGTGGCGTACCGGTGATGCAGGACGATACGGTTATCGGCATCGTCAGCAGGAGGGACCTGCGGGCGATTATCTCACGCCGGGGTAGCGATAATATCCGGACGGTGATGACGAAGGAACCCATCACGGTCAGTGAAGACATCACGATGGAACGCGCGCTCGAAGTGATGTATACGAACAAGGTGGAACGCCTGCCCGTGACAAATGACACCGGAAAGCTTATCGGCATCATTACCATGCAGGATATCCTCGAGCGCCATCAGTACCCCCATGGTAACCGTGATGCGAACGGCAACCTTCGCGTCGCTGCTGCCGTCGGTCCGTTCGATTTCAGCAGGGCGATGCTGCTCGACGAGAACGGGGTTGATGCTCTCGTGGTCGACTGTGCACACGGTCACAATATGAACGTTGTCAGGGCCGTCAAGGAGATCAAGGCGAGTGCACACGCGGATGTTATCGCAGGAAATATCGCAACGGCGCGCGCAGCAGAGGCGCTGGTCTCCGATGTGGACGGCCTGAAGGTCGGAATCGGTCCGGGATCAATCTGCACGACCCGCATCGTCGCGGGCGTCGGTGTTCCGCAGATCACGGCAATCTCGCAGGTAGCGGACGTCGCTTCCCCGGCAGACGTCCCGGTTATTGCCGACGGGGGGATCAGGTTCTCGGGCGATATTGCCAAGGCAATCGCCGCAGGTGCCGACAGCGTAATGATGGGCAGCCTCTTTGCCGGCACCGATGAGTCGCCCGGACGGGTGATTGCCATCAAGGGACGACGGTACAAGCAGTATCGTGGAATGGGATCACTCGGCGTCATGAGCGGCGGAGAGTCAAGTGATCGTTATTTCCAGAAAAAAGACATTGGATTAACGAAATTTGTGCCGGAAGGTGTCGAGGGAGCAACCCCGTATGTCGGGAACGTATCCGACGTAATTTACCAGCTCATCGGCGGACTGAAATCTGCCATGGGATATACAGGGTCCGCCACTGTCAGGGATATGAAGGCAAAAGCGCGGTTCATCCGCATTACATCTGCCGGGTATTCGGAAAGCCACCCCCATAACATACTTATCACTGACGAAGCGCCGAATTACCGCCTCTTCGAATAA
- a CDS encoding ArsR family transcriptional regulator: MLDGDDVSHFLDILGNRNRRRIIQLLRQKPCFVTEISERLMISPKAVIEHLQLMEREHILASRSDERRRKYYHLLQDFNVVIQLNQQKMPVILEHQDTRTRFSSTIGSLRRMMKLRETLISNLEYLEQDIEQAIHELAASGQDIIRSDMEINLIVVLSGYNPDISEIKEITGVSGEELQKHLANLMERGIVTRENGRYRLCE, encoded by the coding sequence ATGCTGGATGGCGACGATGTTTCGCACTTTCTGGATATCCTGGGCAACAGGAACAGAAGGCGGATCATTCAACTACTGCGTCAGAAGCCCTGTTTTGTGACGGAAATTTCAGAGCGGCTGATGATAAGCCCCAAGGCGGTGATTGAGCATCTTCAGCTGATGGAACGCGAGCATATACTTGCATCACGCAGCGACGAACGCAGACGAAAGTACTACCACCTGCTGCAGGATTTTAATGTTGTTATCCAGCTTAACCAGCAGAAAATGCCGGTAATCCTTGAGCATCAGGACACCCGAACGCGGTTTTCCTCTACAATCGGATCGCTCCGGCGAATGATGAAGCTACGGGAAACATTAATCAGCAATCTTGAGTATCTTGAACAGGATATCGAACAGGCGATTCATGAACTCGCAGCAAGCGGACAGGATATTATCCGGAGTGATATGGAAATCAATCTCATCGTTGTTCTTTCCGGATATAATCCCGACATCTCCGAAATCAAAGAGATAACCGGCGTTTCAGGCGAAGAATTGCAGAAACACCTCGCGAACCTTATGGAACGGGGGATCGTCACGAGGGAAAACGGTCGATACCGGTTGTGTGAATAA
- a CDS encoding thymidylate kinase, translating to MLITIEGIDGSGKSSLLSALKEDLRDLSPLFTREPGATWIGEQVRRAIAEHIDPVAEALLFAADHAAHLSTVIRPALREGRLVISDRFTDSRYAYQAVTLEGILADPHDWIAAVHSGWSVRPDRTFLLVLPVEEAVKRLSGDSLEHFERAEVLEKVQAQYFALVDADPERFVLIDALKDKNEIAGFVAGEIRNCAGPSRSHRPRV from the coding sequence CTGCTGATTACCATCGAGGGCATCGACGGGAGCGGCAAGTCCTCCCTGCTATCCGCCCTAAAAGAAGACCTCAGGGATCTGTCCCCCCTGTTTACGCGCGAGCCGGGTGCCACCTGGATCGGTGAGCAGGTCAGGCGCGCCATCGCCGAGCATATCGATCCTGTTGCCGAAGCACTGCTGTTCGCTGCGGATCATGCCGCCCATCTCTCGACCGTCATCCGCCCCGCTCTGCGGGAGGGGCGGCTGGTCATCTCGGACCGGTTTACCGATTCGCGATATGCCTATCAGGCCGTCACACTGGAAGGGATTCTTGCCGATCCGCACGACTGGATCGCTGCCGTGCACTCGGGATGGAGTGTCCGCCCGGACAGAACGTTTCTGCTGGTGCTGCCGGTAGAGGAGGCGGTGAAGCGGCTGTCGGGCGACTCACTGGAGCACTTCGAGCGTGCTGAGGTGCTGGAAAAGGTGCAGGCGCAGTATTTCGCCCTTGTGGACGCGGATCCGGAGCGGTTCGTCCTGATCGATGCTTTAAAGGATAAAAATGAGATTGCCGGATTTGTCGCCGGTGAGATCAGGAACTGTGCCGGACCGTCACGATCACACCGTCCCCGAGTGTGA
- a CDS encoding nickel transporter, producing the protein MKIILAVDLLGGKVVHGAKGNRDTYRPLDWGCASTADPSGYVEEIAPMYLYIADLDRITGAGDNERHVRACARRVTTCWLDRGCRSPADMLIADRVINVIGTETAGRDLSLYPGGVLSLDCRDGRVIPGGEDPVALLRAAAVWPFSGCIILNLGSVGTGNGIPPADFLDALRNAYEGPLFYGGGVAEMKDLRVLDEAGFDAAIIATALHRGHIPVDLIRRGVLC; encoded by the coding sequence ATGAAAATTATTCTGGCTGTCGATCTGCTCGGCGGAAAGGTTGTACACGGGGCGAAAGGAAATCGGGATACGTACCGCCCTCTTGACTGGGGCTGTGCCTCCACCGCTGACCCTTCCGGGTATGTTGAAGAGATCGCACCGATGTACCTCTATATTGCGGATCTCGACCGCATCACCGGTGCCGGTGACAACGAGAGGCATGTACGGGCATGCGCACGCCGTGTAACTACCTGCTGGCTTGATCGCGGATGCCGATCGCCCGCGGATATGCTCATTGCCGACCGCGTGATCAACGTCATCGGAACGGAAACGGCCGGGCGCGATCTCTCCCTGTATCCGGGAGGGGTGCTGAGTCTGGATTGCAGGGACGGCCGGGTGATTCCCGGAGGGGAAGATCCGGTTGCGCTTCTTCGTGCTGCGGCAGTCTGGCCGTTTTCAGGGTGTATTATCCTTAATCTCGGTTCTGTGGGGACCGGAAACGGAATTCCACCCGCTGATTTTCTGGATGCGCTCCGGAATGCCTATGAAGGCCCTCTTTTCTACGGCGGGGGTGTCGCGGAGATGAAGGATCTGAGAGTACTTGACGAGGCTGGATTCGATGCGGCAATCATTGCCACCGCCCTTCACCGGGGGCATATCCCGGTAGACCTGATCCGGAGGGGAGTGCTCTGCTGA